One Babylonia areolata isolate BAREFJ2019XMU chromosome 20, ASM4173473v1, whole genome shotgun sequence DNA segment encodes these proteins:
- the LOC143294776 gene encoding uncharacterized protein LOC143294776, with amino-acid sequence MSAIPHRGPHVRELFVKTGPAVAAVGPFEGDQSESRTSYDLGGKRKRVGAPTPQPVGLGQYKPRILADNTDANIPLHHGHPDDPRQPSNSRAPDSGADRSAGTHQEGSHSHSHSRPFMVGDKDTPLVLHSPSDTYGLERDVRALTVSPSREGEGMVIGTSNPLFDLQETPTANGDVSVSGGKVRHYEKRKDKKGEKQREHREQHRELQHREQFRELQHREQQGELQHREQFRELQHREQHREPEGVYIPAPDYDEEEKTMIFSDEPDDDELSSEMSGKKIYREYYGEDFSQYLSDDENGLDDILHRHSRSSHMVDRKSKTEVKRNHYKKRDSLAGKDKKDKGFQGSSSLRNFSYADSKFGTLTASHRRPSVNSLSEKTEEAELFVNTGSSYEHFLCSKNGEGPVEAGVPHMPHTFTRPAHKKDTLWKKLTWKFKKQPKNGFSVSPSYS; translated from the coding sequence ATGTCGGCCATTCCTCACCGAGGTCCCCATGTCCGTGAGCTGTTCGTGAAGACAGGGCCCGCTGTGGCGGCGGTGGGTCCCTTTGAAGGTGACCAGAGCGAGTCCCGCACAAGCTATGACCTGGGCGGCAAGAGGAAGCGGGTGGGAGCGCCCACCCCCCAGCCCGTGGGTCTGGGTCAGTACAAACCCCGGATCCTGGCCGACAACACTGACGCCAACATCCCGCTGCACCACGGCCACCCTGATGACCCTCGTCAACCCTCCAACTCTCGCGCACCCGACTCCGGTGCCGACCGCTCGGCCGGTACCCACCAGGAGggcagccacagccacagccacagccggCCGTTCATGGTGGGGGACAAAGACACGCCTCTGGTGCTGCACTCTCCCTCTGATACCTATGGCCTTGAACGGGACGTCCGTGCCCTGACGGTCAGCCCCagcagggaaggggaagggatggTGATTGGAACCAGCAACCCTCTGTTCGATCTCCAGGAGACCCCTACAGCCAACGGGGACGTGTCTGTCTCTGGCGGAAAGGTTCGTCACTATGAGAAGAGGAAagacaaaaagggagagaaacaaagggaacacagagaacaacacagggAACTGCAACACAGAGAACAGTTTAGAGAACTGCAACACAGGGAACAGCAAGGGGAACTGCAACACAGAGAACAGTTTAGAGAACTGcaacacagagaacaacacagggAGCCAGAGGGAGTTTACATTCCTGCTCCTGACTATGACGAGGAGGAGAAAACTATGATTTTTTCAGACGAGCCAGACGATGACGAGCTGAGCAGCGAAATGTCGGGGAAGAAAATATACAGGGAATACTACGGTGAAGACTTCTCCCAGTACCTGTCAGATGACGAAAACGGGCTGGATGACATATTGCATCGACACAGTCGCTCCAGCCACATGGTCGACCGGAAGTCCAAGACGGAAGTGAAACGCAACCATTACAAAAAACGCGACAGCCTTGCAGGCAAAGACAAAAAGGACAAAGGCTTCCAGGGCTCCAGCTCCCTCAGGAACTTCAGTTACGCCGATTCCAAGTTCGGAACCCTGACCGCCAGCCACAGACGGCCCAGTGTCAACTCGCTGTCGGAGAAGACGGAGGAGGCCGAGCTGTTCGTCAACACGGGGTCCTCCTACGAACACTTCCTGTGCAGCAAGAACGGGGAAGGGCCAGTTGAGGCTGGAGTTCCGCACATGCCCCACACCTTCACCCGCCCCGCCCACAAGAAAGACACTCTGTGGAAGAAGCTGACGTGGAAGTTCAAGAAACAGCCCAAGAATGGGTTCAGCGTCAGTCCCTCTTACTCCTAG